Proteins from a single region of Hordeum vulgare subsp. vulgare chromosome 6H, MorexV3_pseudomolecules_assembly, whole genome shotgun sequence:
- the LOC123402969 gene encoding GDSL esterase/lipase At5g37690-like, with product MAALATLLVVGIAVAAAHCLAAGGTATKGPVTYVFGDSMSDVGNNNYFQLSLARSNYPWYGIDYPNGVATGRFTNGRTIGDYMAAKFGIPPPPPFLSLSLADDNFLAGVNFASGGAGILNETGVYFVEYFSFDEQISCFETVKRAMIAKIGKEAAEETVNAAMFQIGLGSNDYINNFLQPFMADGTTYTHDQFIRLLVATLDRQLKRLYGLGARKVAFNGLPPLGCIPSQRVKSATGECIAQVNSYAVQFNAAAKKLLDGMNAKLPGAQMALADCYSVVKELIDHPQRNGFTTSDTSCCGVDTKVGGLCLPDSTPCRDRKAYVFWDAYHTSDAANRVIADRLWAGMTTASSPAPAPRAGAPGPAAVPAPSQARA from the exons ATGGCAGCTCTCGCCACGCTCCTCGTCGTCGGCATTGCCGTCGCCGCCGCGCATTGTTTGGCCGCCGGTGGCACGGCGACAAAGGGCCCGGTGACGTACGTGTTCGGCGACTCGATGTCGGACGTGGGGAACAACAACTACTTCCAGCTCTCCCTCGCCAGGTCCAACTACCCCTGGTACGGCATCGACTACCCCAACGGCGTCGCCACCGGGAGGTTCACCAACGGGAGAACCATCGGAGACTACATGG CTGCCAAGTTTGGCATCCCACCCCCGCCGCCGTTCCTCTCCCTGTCGCTGGCCGACGACAACTTCCTCGCCGGCGTCAACTTCGCGTCTGGTGGCGCCGGCATTCTGAATGAGACCGGCGTCTACTTT GTCGAGTACTTCTCGTTCGACGAGCAGATATCGTGCTTCGAGACTGTCAAGAGGGCCATGATCGCCAAGATCGGCAAGGAGGCTGCCGAGGAGACTGTCAACGCAGCGATGTTCCAGATTGGACTCG GGAGCaacgactacatcaacaacttccTGCAGCCGTTCATGGCGGATGGCACGACGTACACGCACGACCAGTTcatccgcctcctcgtcgccactCTAGACCGGCAGCTCAAG AGGCTGTACGGGCTCGGCGCGCGGAAGGTGGCGTTCAACGGGCTCCCCCCGCTGGGCTGCATCCCGTCGCAGCGCGTCAAGTCGGCCACCGGGGAGTGCATAGCCCAGGTGAACAGCTACGCCGTGCAGTTCAACGCGGCCGCCAAGAAGCTGCTCGACGGCATGAACGCCAAGCTGCCCGGCGCGCAGATGGCGCTCGCCGACTGCTACTCCGTCGTCAAGGAGCTCATCGACCACCCGCAGAGAAACG GGTTCACGACGTCCGACACGTCGTGCTGCGGCGTGGACACCAAGGTCGGGGGCCTCTGCCTGCCGGACTCGACGCCCTGCCGCGACCGCAAGGCGTACGTGTTCTGGGACGCGTACCACACCTCCGACGCCGCCAACCGGGTCATCGCCGACCGCCTCTGGGCCGGCATGACGACCGCCAGCTCTCCGGCTCCGGCTCCTCGCGCCGGCGCGCCAGGGCCAGCCGCGGTGCCGGCGCCTTCTCAGGCTCGGGCTTAA